AACGCCGCACGGATGGCCGATGCGGGCCTGCCCATCAAGCGGGAAGCCGCGATGGCGAAGTTCTTCGCGGCCGAGGCCGCCCTGCGCGCCTGCAACTCCGCCGTGGAGATCTTCGGCGGCTACGGCTACATGCGCGAGTACCCGGTGGAGCGCTACCTGCGTGACGCGAAGCTGTACCAGATCGGCGAGGGGACGAGCCAGATCCAGCGGATGATCATCGCCCGCGAGGTCCTCGGGCGCTTCTAGCCCGGCGCCGCGGTGGACAGAGAGGGGGCACCATGGGAGATTCTGAAGTTCTGCTCGAGCGGTCGGGCTCGATCACCCGCGTCATCTTGAACCGTCCCGAGCGGCGGAACGCGCTCGGCGTGCGGACGCTCCCGGCGCTGAACGGGGCGGCCGCCGCCGGTGGGGCTGCGCTCGCCATGGCCTGCGACATCGCCATTGCCGCCGAGAGCGCTCGTTACGACTTCGTCTTCGAGCGCATCGGCCTCGCCTCCGCCGACATGGGCTGTACGTACCTCCTGCCGCGGATCGTGGGCCCCGTACGCGCGAGCTACCTGCTGCT
This Candidatus Rokuibacteriota bacterium DNA region includes the following protein-coding sequences:
- a CDS encoding enoyl-CoA hydratase-related protein yields the protein MGDSEVLLERSGSITRVILNRPERRNALGVRTLPALNGAAAAGGAALAMACDIAIAAESARYDFVFERIGLASADMGCTYLLPRIVGPVRASYLLLAGGSVSAREGLALGLFADVVPDRALDETAMRVAERIAAGPRRASFISKLALRRGESLDLDTDLEYEVYLQSFAFRSDDHKRRLAAFRGQRRAKPQ